In the Victivallis sp. Marseille-Q1083 genome, one interval contains:
- a CDS encoding IS1380 family transposase codes for MTKCNVSIPVFQGPKSRKIEFNFAGGDISSDGGLLFVKEFDRKLGLTRRAGNLLDSFDIRQPGKVEHSYLSMLRQRVFGLVAGHEDLNDHHELRTDPLIQTVVGRDRQLATPSTLCRFENGIDRRACVDLSRLFVEFFIESFSTPPRELILDFDATDDLTYGMQENRFFHGYYDHYCFLPLYVFCGDQLLVAYLRPSKIDAAKHAWAILSLLVKRFRQKWPKVKIIFRGDSGFCRQKMLNWCDKNEVKYIVGLAKNPRLLELSKDLQVKAEALYNETHEKAKLFTQFEYAAGTWKYPRRVIAKAEFNSPGPNNRFIVTNLDDDGQYLYEKVYCARGEMENRIKEQQLDLFADRTSCHDFAANQFRLLLSSLAYILMERFRALLLTGTQFAEATCGSIRLYLVKIGAIIRRNTRKIYVALSSACPNQELLRLIAAKIIAWE; via the coding sequence ATGACAAAATGTAATGTTTCGATTCCGGTCTTTCAAGGTCCGAAAAGCAGAAAAATTGAATTCAATTTCGCCGGTGGAGATATCAGCAGTGACGGCGGGTTGCTTTTTGTGAAAGAATTCGACCGCAAACTCGGTTTGACCCGGCGCGCCGGTAACCTGCTGGATTCTTTTGATATTCGACAGCCCGGAAAAGTTGAGCATTCCTATCTGAGCATGCTTCGTCAACGAGTTTTTGGTTTGGTTGCCGGCCATGAAGATCTCAATGACCATCATGAATTGCGAACTGATCCGCTGATTCAAACTGTTGTCGGTCGTGATCGTCAACTCGCCACTCCAAGCACTTTATGTCGATTCGAAAATGGAATCGATCGTCGTGCTTGCGTAGATTTGAGCCGATTGTTTGTCGAATTCTTTATCGAAAGTTTTTCCACGCCGCCTCGAGAATTGATTCTTGATTTCGATGCTACCGATGACCTCACTTACGGGATGCAGGAAAATCGCTTTTTTCATGGCTATTATGACCACTATTGCTTTTTGCCGTTGTATGTTTTCTGCGGGGATCAATTGCTTGTGGCTTATTTGCGTCCATCAAAAATTGATGCGGCCAAGCATGCTTGGGCGATTCTCTCGCTACTGGTAAAGCGCTTTCGGCAGAAATGGCCGAAGGTTAAGATTATTTTCCGGGGAGACAGTGGCTTTTGTCGGCAGAAAATGCTGAACTGGTGTGATAAAAATGAGGTCAAATATATTGTCGGATTGGCGAAAAATCCACGTTTGCTGGAATTATCAAAAGATCTTCAAGTGAAAGCGGAAGCACTTTACAACGAAACACATGAAAAAGCAAAACTGTTTACTCAGTTCGAATATGCGGCAGGAACTTGGAAATACCCGCGCCGGGTGATTGCCAAAGCGGAATTCAACTCCCCCGGACCGAATAATCGTTTTATCGTCACCAATCTTGATGATGATGGACAATATCTTTATGAAAAAGTCTATTGCGCCCGAGGTGAGATGGAAAACAGGATCAAGGAACAGCAGCTGGATCTTTTCGCTGATCGGACGAGCTGCCATGACTTTGCGGCAAATCAATTCCGGCTTCTGCTTTCAAGTTTGGCTTATATTCTCATGGAACGGTTTCGGGCATTGTTGTTGACAGGAACTCAATTTGCCGAGGCTACCTGCGGCAGCATTCGCTTATACCTGGTGAAAATCGGTGCCATTATTCGGCGGAATACCAGAAAAATTTATGTTGCTCTTTCAAGTGCTTGTCCAAATCAGGAACTCCTCCGCTTGATCGCTGCGAAAATCATCGCTTGGGAATAA
- a CDS encoding DNA modification methylase, translated as MMNIVIKKVDEIVPYEKNPRFNDDAVEAVAKSIKEFGFKVPIVVDKDNVIITGHTRLRSAKLLGLTEVPVIVATDLTPEQVQAYRIADNKTGEIAQWNYDLLPLEIKELQDANFDLSLLGFDTDELDRLLNGPETDIVTEGETDPDAVPEVPEESDSQRGVLYRLGNHLLLCGDATNADDMDALMNDGSDDSDADLWLTDPPYNVAYENSLGQSIINDNMEDTKFRTFLKDSFENVKNWMKPGASFYIFHADTEGFNFRGACRDVDMQVRECLIWVKNALVLGRCDYHFRHEPILYGWKEGAAHNWYSDRCQTTVLEYHKPTQNVGHPTSKPIEMLIYLIQNSSQRGELVIDTFGGSGSTMIACEQTDRKCRMMELDPKYCDVIRRRWSEFVHGEGCDWKALTPPVEANVEIAPEAVSHD; from the coding sequence ATGATGAATATCGTCATCAAGAAGGTCGATGAGATCGTGCCCTATGAAAAAAATCCACGATTCAATGACGATGCGGTGGAGGCTGTGGCAAAATCCATAAAAGAGTTTGGATTTAAGGTTCCGATTGTCGTTGACAAAGACAACGTAATCATTACGGGACACACAAGACTTCGCAGTGCAAAGCTGCTTGGATTGACTGAAGTTCCGGTGATTGTAGCTACCGATCTCACGCCCGAACAGGTGCAAGCTTACCGCATCGCCGACAACAAGACCGGCGAAATCGCGCAGTGGAATTATGATCTCCTGCCGCTTGAAATCAAGGAGCTGCAGGACGCGAACTTCGACCTCTCGCTCCTCGGCTTCGATACCGACGAGCTCGACCGGCTGCTGAACGGCCCAGAAACGGACATCGTCACCGAAGGCGAAACCGATCCCGACGCCGTCCCGGAAGTCCCGGAGGAATCCGACAGCCAACGCGGTGTGCTTTATCGGCTCGGCAATCATCTTCTTCTCTGCGGCGACGCGACCAATGCCGATGACATGGACGCGCTTATGAATGACGGCAGCGATGATAGCGACGCCGATCTCTGGCTCACCGATCCGCCATACAACGTTGCCTACGAAAACAGCCTCGGGCAATCCATCATTAATGACAACATGGAAGACACAAAATTCAGAACTTTTCTGAAAGACTCTTTTGAAAATGTCAAGAACTGGATGAAGCCGGGAGCGAGCTTCTACATTTTCCATGCGGATACAGAGGGATTCAATTTTCGAGGAGCTTGCCGCGATGTGGATATGCAGGTTCGGGAATGTTTGATTTGGGTAAAGAATGCTCTTGTTTTAGGACGTTGCGACTATCACTTCCGGCATGAACCGATTTTGTATGGCTGGAAAGAAGGCGCAGCACATAACTGGTATTCCGACCGATGTCAAACCACAGTTTTGGAGTATCATAAACCGACACAGAACGTTGGCCATCCGACGTCTAAACCAATCGAGATGCTGATTTATCTCATCCAAAATTCCAGTCAGCGTGGGGAATTGGTCATCGATACCTTTGGCGGTTCGGGAAGCACAATGATCGCCTGTGAGCAAACCGACCGCAAGTGCCGGATGATGGAGCTCGACCCGAAATATTGCGATGTGATCCGTCGTCGCTGGTCGGAGTTCGTTCACGGAGAAGGTTGCGATTGGAAAGCCCTGACTCCCCCGGTCGAGGCAAATGTTGAAATCGCCCCGGAGGCGGTTTCTCATGATTGA
- a CDS encoding ATP-binding protein has product MAYISRYLEPDIKRRLFSGKAIIVYGPRQCGKTTMIRHITDEWSDDVLWLNGDSPDVREELDRVTVARWKLILGKKKILVLDEAQRIPNVGLALKLITDEIPEVQVIASGSSSFELADKASEPLTGRKFEYRLLPLSFAEMVAQDGLLQEKQHREQRLLYGGYPDIVVHSDDAERLLSELVSSYLFKDIYALEGLKKTKILDNLVKALAIQIGSEVNLNELAGLTGTDRKTVESYIDLLEKTYVIFSLPAFSGNMRNEIKKGKKIYFYDLGVRNAVMGNFSRLESRTDKGGMWENYLILERFKNTMNQPFQPQRFFWRTTAPQGKEIDYLEKTADALSAWEIKANPASKAKIPLSFRNAYPDAQTAILTPDNYDDFLLPPLS; this is encoded by the coding sequence ATGGCTTATATATCACGCTATTTAGAGCCCGACATAAAGCGGCGCCTTTTCTCCGGCAAAGCGATCATTGTTTACGGTCCGCGCCAGTGCGGCAAAACCACCATGATTCGTCATATTACCGATGAATGGTCTGATGATGTTCTTTGGCTGAACGGTGACAGCCCGGATGTTCGGGAGGAGCTTGATCGCGTCACTGTCGCCAGATGGAAACTGATTCTTGGCAAGAAAAAAATTCTTGTTCTTGACGAAGCGCAGCGTATACCCAATGTCGGACTTGCGCTGAAACTGATTACCGATGAAATACCGGAAGTTCAGGTTATAGCTTCGGGCTCATCATCGTTTGAATTGGCGGACAAAGCCTCTGAACCTTTAACCGGCCGCAAATTCGAGTACCGTCTTCTGCCGCTGTCTTTTGCTGAAATGGTCGCGCAGGATGGACTCTTGCAGGAAAAGCAACATCGTGAACAGCGGCTTCTTTACGGCGGCTATCCCGACATTGTGGTTCATTCCGATGATGCTGAGCGTCTGCTGAGCGAGCTGGTCAGCAGTTACCTCTTCAAAGACATTTATGCGTTAGAGGGACTGAAGAAAACCAAAATCCTCGACAACCTTGTCAAAGCCCTTGCCATACAAATTGGTTCGGAGGTTAATTTAAATGAACTGGCTGGTTTGACCGGAACCGACCGGAAGACCGTTGAAAGCTACATTGACCTCTTAGAGAAAACCTACGTGATATTCTCTCTTCCCGCCTTTAGCGGTAATATGCGTAACGAGATCAAGAAAGGGAAAAAAATCTATTTCTACGATCTCGGCGTTCGCAATGCCGTGATGGGCAATTTCAGTCGGCTGGAATCTCGAACCGATAAAGGTGGGATGTGGGAAAACTACCTGATTCTGGAACGCTTCAAAAACACGATGAACCAGCCGTTTCAGCCGCAACGTTTCTTCTGGCGAACCACCGCGCCGCAAGGCAAAGAGATTGATTATCTTGAGAAAACGGCAGACGCGCTGAGTGCATGGGAGATCAAAGCAAACCCGGCGTCAAAAGCAAAAATCCCGTTGTCATTTCGGAATGCCTACCCGGATGCGCAGACGGCAATTCTTACGCCGGACAACTACGACGATTTCCTGTTGCCGCCGCTGTCCTGA
- a CDS encoding HTH domain-containing protein, protein MNKNEVKVGSIATVKVGRNLVEVEILGAEDDKWKVKSVSSGREFTTAKLESIKTTGPIPANTEDTMNEGTQNAAETETPVTGATAPATPEPGAENDREQMDAGASAERAPEEDKPNPAPESGTAKAEKKTGLYEAAVEVLRRSETPLNCKAIVAKSIELGLWKPTGGKTPEQSLYSSIFCEIKTKETPRIIKSETVRGAFEFNRG, encoded by the coding sequence ATGAACAAGAACGAAGTCAAAGTCGGAAGCATCGCCACGGTCAAAGTCGGTCGCAACCTGGTCGAGGTCGAAATTCTCGGAGCCGAGGACGACAAGTGGAAAGTCAAAAGCGTTTCCAGCGGACGCGAATTCACCACCGCCAAACTGGAATCGATCAAAACCACGGGGCCGATCCCCGCGAACACGGAGGACACCATGAACGAAGGAACGCAGAACGCCGCCGAAACCGAAACGCCGGTCACCGGAGCCACCGCCCCGGCCACGCCGGAACCCGGCGCTGAAAACGACCGGGAGCAGATGGATGCGGGAGCTTCCGCTGAACGTGCGCCGGAGGAAGACAAGCCCAATCCCGCGCCGGAATCCGGCACCGCCAAGGCGGAGAAAAAGACCGGCCTTTACGAAGCGGCGGTCGAAGTCCTGCGCCGGAGCGAAACCCCGCTGAACTGCAAGGCGATTGTCGCCAAAAGCATCGAGCTCGGCCTTTGGAAGCCGACCGGAGGCAAGACGCCGGAGCAGAGCCTCTACTCCAGCATCTTCTGCGAGATCAAGACCAAGGAAACGCCCCGGATCATCAAAAGCGAAACGGTCCGCGGAGCCTTCGAATTCAACCGCGGCTGA
- a CDS encoding HNH endonuclease: MQITESRPETQKTVANAPPGRIRAAIYGGRYLITSDGAVYSMGIKGGLNIHRQKGRPNSHGYLRVNINRHDEYIHRIVAKCFIPNPNSYLEINHIDGIKTHNTAENLEWCTRSENSRHAFQTGLRSYDELHRMAQMPKFASRRLLPEQVREVRRLIDNGVSCSAIARKFHCSRAVIDGIHNLKTYREEIYQ, from the coding sequence ATGCAAATCACTGAAAGTCGCCCCGAAACGCAGAAAACCGTCGCCAATGCCCCTCCGGGGCGAATTCGCGCAGCAATTTATGGAGGCCGATATTTGATCACCTCGGACGGAGCTGTATATAGCATGGGAATCAAGGGTGGCTTGAATATCCACAGACAAAAAGGCCGCCCCAATAGTCATGGTTATCTGAGAGTGAATATCAATCGCCATGACGAATATATTCACCGAATTGTTGCCAAATGTTTTATCCCTAATCCCAATAGCTACTTGGAAATCAATCATATTGATGGGATAAAAACCCATAACACTGCTGAAAATCTTGAATGGTGCACAAGAAGCGAAAATAGTAGGCATGCGTTTCAAACCGGGCTTCGGTCATACGATGAACTGCATAGAATGGCACAGATGCCAAAATTTGCATCCCGACGCCTTCTCCCCGAACAGGTTCGTGAAGTTCGACGGCTTATAGATAACGGCGTGTCGTGCTCAGCGATAGCCAGAAAATTCCATTGCTCGCGTGCAGTAATTGATGGAATTCACAATTTGAAAACATACAGAGAGGAAATTTACCAATGA
- a CDS encoding terminase gpA endonuclease subunit yields the protein MPINPSSMRPVEVGRLINSTTAGFVISQARVYRDFNRVGFRIAASDNSRNINLLKYIAWLCDEKHTEPVEQPSQARSYDERRDAERARNAAQSLAGRDIGDMPEVQNPQRKADCERNFRLFSESYFPDTFTLAWSDDHLKVIDKIETAVLAGGLFALALPRGSGKTSLVECACLWAMLYGHREFVTLIGATETAALELLDSLKTELEVNENLAADFPEVCFPIASLDGIANRCAGQLYGGERTRITWTSSEIVLPTVKNSKASGIIVRVAGITGRVRGMKYKRSDGRSVRPSLVIIDDPQTSESAGSLEQTRKRVRVLAGDILGLAGPGQKISGIMPCTVIRPGDLADTILNRTTHPDWNGERTKMLYQFPKNMKLWEEYAEIRAEALRTDGNFQAATDFYLANREAMDEGAVVEWEARFNPDEVSALQHAMNLKLQDEIAFQSEYQNDPLPEDVSDDSLMSVDEIAEKVNGLARGRVPLACDKLTMFIDVQKALLYYVVIAWSEDFSGTVIDYGAWPDQHRRQFSLSDANPTIQSTFPKAGFEGGLYAALQALTDDYLAREWEREDGALLKIERAMIDANWGQSTDLIYQFCRQSIYSGVILPAHGRYVGASSKPMTEYKKQQGDKLGFNWMMPSVKGKRAIRHVIFDSNFWKSFIHARLAVPMGDKSCLALYGRHPQIHQLIAEHLTAEYRVKTIGRGRTVDEWKLRPERSDNHWLDCCAGCAVCASMLGATLPEFGAVRVRTRNRPPLRLSEQRTGKTPHSAPVEGVSSLVPKTAPKAKLKLSELRKRS from the coding sequence ATGCCGATTAATCCATCCAGCATGCGCCCGGTGGAAGTCGGGCGTCTGATCAATTCGACAACTGCCGGGTTTGTCATCAGCCAAGCGCGGGTCTACCGGGACTTCAACCGCGTGGGATTCCGAATCGCAGCGAGCGACAATTCCCGAAACATCAACCTCCTGAAATACATCGCCTGGCTCTGCGACGAAAAGCACACCGAACCGGTCGAGCAACCGTCCCAGGCTCGTTCCTACGATGAGCGACGCGATGCCGAACGCGCCCGCAATGCGGCGCAATCGCTCGCCGGACGCGACATCGGCGATATGCCGGAAGTACAGAATCCGCAGCGGAAAGCCGATTGTGAGCGAAACTTCCGGTTGTTCAGTGAATCCTATTTTCCGGATACGTTTACCCTGGCATGGTCGGACGATCATTTGAAGGTGATTGATAAAATTGAGACGGCGGTATTGGCCGGTGGACTGTTTGCTTTGGCACTCCCGCGCGGGTCAGGCAAAACTTCGTTAGTTGAGTGTGCCTGTCTTTGGGCGATGCTTTATGGGCATCGAGAATTTGTGACTCTGATAGGGGCAACTGAAACTGCCGCATTGGAGCTGTTGGATTCACTGAAGACCGAGCTGGAAGTGAACGAAAACCTCGCGGCGGATTTTCCCGAGGTATGCTTCCCGATTGCCAGCTTGGACGGAATCGCAAACAGATGTGCCGGACAGCTCTACGGCGGTGAACGCACACGGATTACCTGGACTTCGAGCGAAATCGTCCTGCCAACGGTCAAGAATAGCAAGGCGAGCGGGATCATCGTTCGCGTCGCGGGCATTACCGGGCGGGTGCGCGGGATGAAATATAAACGGAGCGATGGCCGGAGTGTGCGTCCTTCGCTGGTAATAATCGACGATCCGCAGACGTCGGAGTCGGCCGGTTCGCTGGAGCAGACCAGAAAGCGTGTTCGTGTGTTGGCCGGTGACATTCTGGGCTTGGCGGGTCCCGGACAAAAAATCTCGGGGATCATGCCTTGCACGGTAATCCGTCCGGGCGACCTTGCCGACACGATTCTGAATCGGACGACTCACCCCGACTGGAATGGCGAACGGACGAAAATGCTGTACCAGTTTCCCAAGAACATGAAGCTCTGGGAGGAATATGCGGAGATTCGCGCGGAGGCACTGCGGACGGACGGCAACTTTCAGGCGGCGACGGATTTCTACCTTGCGAATCGGGAGGCCATGGACGAAGGTGCGGTGGTGGAATGGGAGGCGCGGTTCAACCCGGACGAGGTCAGCGCCCTCCAACACGCGATGAATCTGAAACTCCAGGACGAAATAGCGTTTCAATCGGAATATCAGAATGACCCACTCCCGGAAGATGTGTCGGATGATTCGCTGATGAGTGTGGACGAGATCGCAGAAAAGGTGAACGGGCTTGCCCGCGGCCGCGTCCCGCTGGCGTGTGATAAGCTCACGATGTTCATCGACGTCCAGAAAGCGTTGCTCTATTATGTGGTCATCGCCTGGTCGGAGGATTTTTCCGGAACGGTGATCGACTATGGCGCGTGGCCCGACCAGCATCGGCGGCAGTTCTCGCTTTCCGATGCGAACCCGACCATCCAGTCCACGTTTCCCAAGGCGGGCTTCGAGGGCGGGCTGTACGCCGCGCTTCAGGCGCTGACCGATGATTACCTTGCCCGCGAGTGGGAACGCGAGGACGGGGCGCTGTTGAAAATCGAGCGGGCGATGATCGACGCGAATTGGGGGCAGTCGACCGATCTGATTTACCAGTTTTGCCGTCAAAGCATTTACTCCGGCGTGATCCTCCCGGCGCACGGCCGGTACGTCGGAGCCAGCTCCAAACCGATGACGGAATATAAGAAGCAGCAGGGCGACAAGCTCGGCTTCAATTGGATGATGCCGTCCGTCAAAGGCAAGCGGGCGATCCGGCATGTGATCTTTGACTCGAACTTCTGGAAATCGTTCATTCACGCCAGGCTCGCCGTACCGATGGGAGATAAAAGCTGCCTCGCGTTGTATGGACGGCATCCGCAGATCCACCAGCTGATCGCGGAGCACCTGACAGCGGAATACCGCGTCAAGACCATCGGCCGCGGTCGGACGGTCGACGAATGGAAGCTCCGCCCGGAACGCTCCGACAACCATTGGCTGGACTGCTGCGCCGGTTGTGCGGTCTGCGCGTCGATGCTTGGCGCGACGTTGCCCGAATTCGGCGCGGTAAGGGTTCGTACCCGCAATCGCCCGCCGCTCCGGCTGTCCGAGCAGAGAACCGGCAAAACCCCGCACAGTGCGCCCGTGGAAGGCGTTTCCTCGCTGGTTCCGAAAACCGCGCCGAAAGCGAAATTGAAACTTTCCGAACTTAGAAAACGGAGTTAA
- a CDS encoding recombinase family protein: MKEKTKKTTLRCAVYTRKSVEDGLEQEFNSLDAQREAGENYVASQKSNGWVLVPEHYDDGGFSGGNTHRPALQKLLEDVIKGKVDIIVVYKIDRLSRSLLDFTELQGVFEQHGASFVSVTQEINTSTSAGRMMLNILMSFAQYEREIIAERIRDKIAASKKRGIHCGGTPVLGYASDPVTKKLHIVPDEAEVVRKIFNTYEEIGSLAETVVQVNRMGYTTKVFISAKGIRHGGKAWDTGSVHKILINTLYAGYVKHYKARYEGEHEAIVDRKQWERVQALMNSHSNGTSVRKSRSEVTPLRGVVFCGHCRSVLTPTYTNKGGKKYTYFFCQQHSRNPEHQCPLRRIPSGELEGMVLTLLSGVLQTPMLIQETLLAVKEGQKQKIAELTRQETEIKKHMQKLKDGLIDGTTDFDEIKSTGEKLVVIRRDIQAMDFTISTEEIMLAMQDTHALWKELFPAAKLA; the protein is encoded by the coding sequence ATGAAAGAAAAAACAAAAAAGACAACTTTGCGGTGTGCCGTCTACACCCGAAAATCGGTGGAAGACGGACTGGAGCAGGAATTCAATTCTTTGGACGCCCAGCGCGAGGCCGGTGAGAATTACGTTGCAAGCCAGAAATCGAACGGTTGGGTTCTCGTGCCGGAGCATTACGATGACGGCGGCTTTTCCGGTGGCAACACGCACCGGCCGGCATTGCAGAAACTGCTGGAAGACGTGATAAAGGGCAAAGTCGATATTATCGTTGTGTATAAAATAGATCGACTTTCCCGTTCCCTGTTGGATTTTACCGAGCTGCAGGGCGTGTTCGAGCAACATGGTGCATCTTTCGTCAGTGTAACGCAGGAAATCAACACCAGCACGTCGGCCGGGCGGATGATGTTGAATATTCTGATGTCGTTCGCGCAATACGAACGGGAAATCATCGCCGAGCGAATCCGCGACAAAATCGCCGCCAGCAAGAAACGCGGTATCCACTGCGGAGGAACGCCGGTACTCGGATACGCCTCCGATCCGGTAACGAAAAAGCTGCACATAGTCCCCGACGAGGCGGAAGTGGTTCGGAAAATTTTCAATACCTACGAAGAGATCGGTTCGCTTGCGGAAACGGTGGTTCAGGTTAACCGGATGGGTTATACCACGAAGGTTTTCATCTCCGCCAAAGGCATCCGGCATGGCGGGAAAGCATGGGACACCGGAAGCGTCCATAAAATTCTGATCAACACTTTGTACGCCGGATATGTGAAGCATTACAAAGCCCGTTACGAGGGTGAGCATGAAGCCATTGTTGACCGGAAACAATGGGAGCGGGTACAGGCGCTCATGAACTCGCACAGCAACGGAACCAGCGTCCGCAAAAGCCGGAGCGAAGTGACGCCGTTGCGCGGGGTTGTCTTCTGCGGGCATTGCCGGAGCGTGTTGACCCCGACCTACACGAACAAGGGCGGCAAAAAGTACACCTACTTTTTCTGCCAGCAGCATTCGCGAAACCCGGAACATCAGTGTCCCCTGCGCCGGATTCCTTCCGGGGAGCTTGAAGGCATGGTTCTGACGCTTCTGTCCGGCGTGCTCCAAACGCCGATGCTGATTCAGGAAACCTTGCTCGCCGTCAAGGAGGGCCAGAAACAAAAGATTGCCGAGCTCACCCGACAGGAGACGGAAATCAAAAAGCACATGCAGAAATTGAAAGACGGCCTGATTGACGGAACGACCGACTTCGATGAAATCAAATCCACCGGAGAAAAACTGGTGGTCATCCGCCGCGACATTCAGGCTATGGATTTTACGATTTCGACGGAAGAAATCATGCTGGCGATGCAGGATACTCACGCCTTATGGAAAGAACTTTTCCCCGCCGCAAAGTTAGCCTGA
- a CDS encoding DUF2924 domain-containing protein, with product MEITTIEDLRSELLKIQTLDENGLKREWRAVLGTKAPPLSTMFMRRKLAYKIQELRFGGLGESDKMKIAAIGDAPKPQQNSAGIVIGTILEREWKGIKYVVIARENGFELNGRQYRSLSGAAKAITGTSWNGKKFFGV from the coding sequence ATGGAAATAACTACAATAGAAGACCTTCGGTCGGAGCTCCTAAAAATCCAGACCTTGGATGAAAACGGGCTCAAGCGAGAATGGCGCGCGGTCCTGGGGACGAAAGCGCCGCCGCTTTCGACGATGTTCATGCGGCGGAAGCTCGCATACAAAATTCAGGAGCTCCGCTTCGGCGGCCTGGGCGAATCCGACAAAATGAAAATCGCAGCCATCGGTGACGCGCCCAAGCCGCAGCAGAATTCCGCGGGCATCGTAATCGGCACCATTCTCGAACGGGAATGGAAGGGAATCAAATACGTTGTGATCGCCCGCGAAAACGGATTCGAGCTGAATGGACGGCAATATCGTTCTTTAAGCGGCGCTGCCAAGGCGATCACCGGAACGAGCTGGAACGGTAAAAAATTCTTCGGAGTATAA